A DNA window from Bradyrhizobium barranii subsp. barranii contains the following coding sequences:
- the ftsA gene encoding cell division protein FtsA, with translation MTGLDRTQTPKTRPMPHKRGGIVACLDIGTSKIACMIARLRPSAPSEALRDRTHAVELIGYSQIQSRGMKAGAVIDLAECEQAVRQAVGLAEKMAKVRVESVLLSVSGGRLSGQLVEAAADIRGGAVTPADVSRVTSTGMRHATGEGRTVLHALPVGYTLDGVKGIRDPRGMVAHQFGVDMNVVTCEATVARNLMLAVERCHINVEAMAASPYVAGLSVLTDDEADLGAAVVEMGAGTTTIAVYSGGRFVHAAGFAVGGQHITMDLARGLSATIADAERIKTLYGTVITGGSDSRELMSVPTAGDEQDLPQIVSRATIANIVKHRAEEVFEMVRDKLKDSPFASEPNGRVVLSGGASQLTGLVELGTQILGRPVRVGRPLGFGRLPNEAKNAAFAVPAGLLVYPQYVHHEHVEPRHTRQQVKTGTGGYFGKVGRWLREGF, from the coding sequence ATGACCGGTCTTGATCGCACCCAGACCCCGAAGACGCGCCCGATGCCGCACAAGCGCGGCGGCATCGTCGCCTGCCTCGATATCGGCACCAGCAAGATCGCCTGCATGATTGCGCGGCTGAGGCCGTCGGCGCCGAGCGAAGCCCTGCGCGACCGTACCCACGCGGTGGAGCTGATCGGTTACAGCCAGATCCAGTCGCGCGGCATGAAGGCCGGCGCGGTGATCGATCTTGCCGAATGCGAGCAGGCGGTACGGCAGGCCGTCGGGCTGGCGGAGAAGATGGCCAAGGTGCGGGTCGAGTCCGTGCTGCTGTCGGTCTCCGGCGGCCGGCTCTCCGGCCAGCTGGTCGAAGCTGCGGCCGACATCCGCGGCGGCGCCGTGACGCCGGCCGATGTCAGCCGCGTCACCTCGACCGGCATGCGCCACGCCACCGGCGAGGGCCGCACCGTGCTGCACGCGCTGCCGGTCGGCTACACGCTCGACGGCGTCAAGGGCATCCGCGATCCGCGCGGCATGGTCGCGCATCAGTTCGGCGTCGACATGAACGTCGTCACCTGCGAGGCCACCGTTGCCCGTAACCTGATGCTGGCGGTGGAGCGCTGCCACATCAATGTCGAAGCCATGGCGGCGAGCCCGTATGTGGCCGGCCTATCGGTGCTGACCGACGACGAGGCCGATCTCGGTGCGGCCGTCGTCGAGATGGGCGCGGGCACCACCACTATCGCGGTCTATTCCGGCGGCCGCTTCGTGCATGCGGCGGGCTTTGCGGTCGGCGGGCAACACATCACGATGGATCTCGCGCGCGGACTCTCCGCGACCATTGCCGATGCCGAGCGAATCAAGACGTTATATGGGACCGTCATCACCGGTGGATCGGACTCGCGTGAGCTGATGTCTGTACCGACAGCCGGTGACGAGCAGGATCTGCCGCAGATCGTCTCCCGCGCCACCATCGCCAACATCGTCAAGCACCGTGCCGAGGAAGTCTTCGAAATGGTTCGGGACAAGCTGAAGGATTCGCCCTTCGCCTCAGAGCCCAACGGCCGCGTCGTGCTCTCCGGCGGCGCCTCGCAGCTCACCGGCCTCGTCGAACTCGGCACGCAGATTCTCGGCCGGCCCGTGCGGGTCGGACGTCCGCTCGGTTTCGGCCGGCTGCCCAACGAAGCGAAGAACGCCGCGTTTGCGGTGCCGGCCGGGCTCCTCGTCTACCCGCAATATGTTCATCACGAGCATGTCGAACCGCGGCATACGCGGCAGCAGGTCAAGACAGGGACGGGCGGTTATTTTGGAAAGGTCGGACGATGGCTACGCGAGGGCTTCTGA